In Sorghum bicolor cultivar BTx623 chromosome 8, Sorghum_bicolor_NCBIv3, whole genome shotgun sequence, one genomic interval encodes:
- the LOC8068839 gene encoding eukaryotic translation initiation factor 5B: MEGGEGSGFDAAHMKRRRSSAGRRPRPEGGGPAAEQRDNNASPPSPSASSRTGPRKLLVTSDENATGPDGGNRSRREFLLNAPSPERATKGSIRLRSEAAAGGSRKSEGSGHGAHAPEGNRGSSPAGEKLGKVKLKIRNVLPKPNPDTSPSKPPRPVDSRHQQKHGHLNEGAKDSDRSTSSRDKKARKERSIEETMVQEQAGKVQREPSSDPVRKSRRLAKKSVDNEFDEDYDTSNLGTPEDWDGTREPKSKGNNSKKSASKKGKNRSKVYGADNDFVTSRSGKKRSRESADDDNTEEEPTSDSEPDVEDTEQKTAIESPVNVRSEPLTTRRRALQSWMDGSSSSTVEFPDGLPPAPSRSKKDKLSEEEMLAKKAEAAQRRRMQVEKATKESEAEAIRKILGMDSDKKKEERKQKEREEKERATRAQNIAANSVRWVMGPTGTVISFPHAVGLPSIFNSKPHSYPPPREKCAGPSCTNDYKYRHSKLNLPLCSLKCYKAVQGNA, encoded by the exons ATGGAAGGCGGCGAGGGCTCCGGATTCGACGCGGCACACATGAAGAGGCGGCGGAGCAGCGCGGGGAGGCGGCCGAGGCCGGAGGGCGGCGGCCCTGCCGCGGAGCAGCGGGACAACAACGCCTCCCCTCCGTCGCCGTCGGCGTCGTCCAGGACCGGCCCGAGGAAGCTGCTGGTGACTTCGGACGAGAACGCCACCGGCCCCGACGGGGGCAACCGTAGTAGGCGTGAGTTCCTGCTGAACGCTCCGTCGCCGGAGCGTGCGACCAAGGGCAGCATCCGGCTGCGTTCCGAGGCCGCGGCCGGTGGCTCAAGGAAGAGCGAGGGTAGCGGCCATGGTGCGCATGCCCCTGAGGGGAACCGTGGTTCGTCGCCGGCCGGCGAGAAGCTGGGGAAGGTGAAGCTCAAGATTCGTAACGTGTTACCGAAACCGAACCCTGATACGTCGCCTTCGAAGCCTCCACGGCCTGTAGATTCGCGGCACCAGCAAAAGCATGGCCATCTG AACGAAGGCGCAAAAGATTCTGACAGGTCAACTTCTTCACGAGACAAGAAAGCCCGAAAGGAGAGGTCAATTGAAGAAACAATGGTGCAGGAGCAAGCAGGCAAAGTTCAGAGAGAACCTTCTTCAGATCCTGTCCGGAAGAGCAGAAGGCTTGCTAAGAAATCTGTGGACAATGAATTTGATGAGGACTATGATACAAGCAATCTTGGAACTCCTGAAGATTGGGATGGTACTCGTGAGCCTAAGAGCAAAGGAAATAACTCTAAGAAGAGTGCCTCGAAGAAAGGGAAAAATAGGAGCAAGGTGTATGGGGCTGATAATGATTTTGTTACTTCCCGGTCTGGCAAGAAAAGATCTAGAGAATCAGCTGATGATGATAATACTGAAGAAGAACCAACCTCAGACAGTGAGCCTGACGTCGAAGACACCGAACAAAAAACAGCGATTGAGTCACCTGTCAATGTTAGAAGTGAACCTCTCACAACACGTCGCCGTGCCCTTCAATCATGGATggatggcagcagcagcagtactgTTGAGTTCCCTGATGGTCTACCTCCAGCTCCTTCAAGAA GCAAGAAGGACAAGCTTTCTGAAGAGGAAATGCTTGCAAAGAAAGCTGAAGCTGCTCAGCGACGCAGGATGCAAGTGGAAAAGGCCACTAAAGAAAGTGAG GCGGAAGCTATAAGGAAAATATTGGGCATGGACTCTgacaagaagaaagaagagaggAAGCAAAAGGAGCGAGAAGAGAAG GAGCGAGCTACCAGAGCACAAAACATTGCAGCAAACTCGGTCCGCTGGGTCATGGGGCCCACCGGAACCGTTATTTCATTTCCACATGCAGTAGGCCTCCCCAGCATCTTCAACTCCAAGCCTCACAG CTACCCTCCTCCTCGGGAGAAATGTGCTGGGCCATCGTGCACGAATGACTACAAGTACAGGCACTCCAAGCTGAACCTCCCCCTCTGCAGCCTCAAATGCTACAAGGCCGTCCAAGGAAATGCTTGA
- the LOC8068841 gene encoding solute carrier family 40 member 2, chloroplastic: protein MGMLAAAAADSALLASPQASLVRRRRRLSGAWALRLRPATSHGVAALRVQSFVPKCYVTNVEVDVSTVNKEETFDDHPSLPSVCSIPVVNLRGDVLDSSPFPLHDRASCPSDFEELPVLSEGEQHTLASTPAHPAGLYALYASYLFGNLVEQLWNFAWPAALAILHPNLLPVAIVGFFTKLSVFVGAPIVGKLMDHFPRIPMYTALNAVQVATQLISAATVIYALRNLSHGSTTAVVLRPWFIALVAAGAIERLAGLALGVSMERDWVVLLAGTNRPVALAQANAVLNRLDLVCETVGASVFGLLLSRYHPVTCLKIACGLMICSFPVLVMLGQLINRVSCHALDSSRTATDESICTDLLDVRRIVQNSLSAIKHGWNEYKQQTVLPASAATVFLNFNVALAPGAIMTALLMHRGISPSIVGAFSGLCSIMGLVATFISSSLVKRVGILKAGAAGLIFQASLLSIALTVYWAGSISQRTPLLIFLASIALSRLGHMSYDVVGTQIVQTGVPASKANLIGGMEVSIASLAELVMLAMAIIANDVSHFGFLAILSVSSVAGAAWMFCRWLTNPTDEQRELFMFDPLYQVQAV, encoded by the exons ATGGGgatgctcgccgccgccgcagcagacTCCGCTCTCCTCGCCTCGCCACAGGCGTCCctcgtccgccgccgccgccgcctctctGGCGCGTGGGCGCTGCGCCTGAGGCCCGCTACCTCCCACGGCGTCGCGGCGCTCAG GGTACAAAGTTTTGTCCCGAAGTGTTACGTTACAAACGTTGAGGTTGATGTTAGCACTGTAAATAAAGAAGAAACTTTCGATGATCACCCATCACTGCCATCAGTATGCTCCATTCCGGTTGTCAATCTTCGAGGAGATGTTCTAGATTCTAGTCCTTTTCCGCTGCATGATAGGGCTTCCTGTCCTTCTGATTTTGAAGAGTTGCCG GTCTTGTCTGAAGGAGAGCAACATACTTTGGCATCCACTCCTGCTCATCCTGCTGGACTATATG CTCTATATGCTAGTTACTTATTTGGTAACTTGGTGGAACAACTGTGGAATTTTGCTTGGCCTGCTGCACTggcaattcttcatccaaaccTATTACCTGTGGCTATTGTTGGTTTCTTCACAAAG CTTTCAGTGTTTGTTGGGGCTCCAATAGTTGGCAAACTTATGGACCATTTCCCTCGAATACCCATGTACACAGCATTGAATGCTGTGCAG GTAGCCACTCAGTTGATATCAGCTGCAACTGTCATCTATGCTCTAAGAAACCTGAGCCATGGTTCTACAACAGCTGTGGTTCTGAGACCTTGGTTCATTGCGCTAGTGGCAGCTGGAGCTATCGAAAGGCTTGCAGGATTGGCGCTAGGAGTTTCCATGGAGCGCGACTGGGTTGTGTTG TTAGCAGGAACAAACAGGCCTGTTGCGTTAGCTCAAGCTAATGCTGTGCTCAATCGACTTGATCTAGTTTGTGAG ACAGTTGGTGCTTCTGTTTTTGGCCTTCTTCTGTCCAGATACCATCCCGTGACCTGTTTGAAGATTGCTTGTGGTCTAATGATATGCAGTTTCCCTGTTCTG GTCATGTTGGGTCAACTAATTAATAGAGTTTCATGCCATGCGCTTGATTCCTCTAGAACCGCCACTGATGAATCTATTTGTACTGATCTTTTAGATGTACGCAGGATAG TTCAAAATAGCTTGAGTGCTATCAAACATGGTTGGAATGAGTATAAGCAGCAAACAGTTCTACCTGCAAGTGCAGCGACCGTGTTCCTAAATTTCAATGTTGCACTTGCTCCAGGTGCCATAATGACTGCATTATTGATGCATCGTG GTATCAGTCCATCCATTGTTGGTGCTTTCAGTGGATTGTGCTCTATCATGGGCCTTGTTGCAACATTCATCTCCTCAAGCCTGGTGAAAAGAGTTGGAATTCTAAAG GCGGGAGCTGCTGGATTGATATTTCAAGCTTCACTCTTGTCAATTGCGCTCACGGTGTATTGGGCTGGTTCAATTTCACAAAGGACACCTCTACTTATATTCCTAGCATCCATT GCATTGTCTCGGTTGGGGCACATGTCTTATGATGTTGTGGGGACTCAAATCGTCCAGACAGGTGTTCCTGCTTCAAAAGCAAATCTAATTGGAGGAATGGAGGTTTCAATTGCAAGCCTTGCAGAGTTAGTCATGCTTGCTATGGCTATAATTGCGAACGATGTCTCCCATTTTGGCTTCTTGGCGATTCTGTCTGTGTCATCAGTCGCTGGGGCAGCATGGATGTTCTGTCGGTGGTTAACAAATCCAACAGATGAGCAGAGGGAACTATTCATGTTTGATCCCCTTTATCAAGTTCAGGCAGT ATAG
- the LOC8068842 gene encoding pentatricopeptide repeat-containing protein At2g31400, chloroplastic, whose protein sequence is MPTHFTPSQAHAASHHAAHHHHHSAAAAAAAVVTATATARLHASAAPPASASAAGLCPPHLLAAASPAVSSSASAACPPARSPIFVGPGAPWARQQPQRAAAAAAALGPEFRRARTTKTISKRTRGGGGGAQDRGRVASAAAGRCVEKLLRVAPEDRRGLGSALSSFRGDLLGPEDYCQVLRELGDRDKSALRAFEVFYAALPLVGGGAVDKGKLLTAAIGALGKMGRPDLARRAFDSGIADRYGNTVFAHSALISAYARSGLATEAMGVLESMKGAGLRPTTVSYNAVIDACGKGGVDLRFTLGYFRQMLQDGLCPDRKTFNSLLAACSRAGHLEDARTVFDEMIHLGSGRDIYTYNTFVDAICKCGNMELATQVVLDMEANNIKPNVVTYSTLMDGFSKLEKYDEALKLREKMKSLGIQLDRVCYNTLLAIYVKTGKYDEIATVCEDMENLGIEKDTVTYNSLINGYGKQGRLDMVAFLVQDMRAQGVAPSVLTYSTLIDIYSKAGMHGDAFNVYLDFKESGLKADVVLFSSFIDTLAKNGLVECALSLLDEMIKMGIKPNVVTYNTIIDAFGKSKILTEEDPGNMGIVGVYGGQIVRATNPVTRGGRSATDVRMRRSQELFFILELFQKMVQQGVRPNVVTFSAILNACSRCNNFEDAALLLEQLRLFDNSVYGVAYGLLMGHLEAWSQARSLFNQLGRMDSPTSSAFYNALTDVLWHFGQRQGAQQVVLEGVNRRVWENTWGDFCLDLHLMSCGAAQAMVHAWLLNVRSIVFEGRAMPEFLSILTGWGKHSKIAGSSTLRRVIEALLLSIGAPFQVERFNIGRFVSPSALVAAWLRESGTVNILLLRNERVQHANPSNLVPMLQALQL, encoded by the exons ATGCCGACGCACTTCACGCCGTCGCAGGCGCACGCGGCGTCGCACCACGCggcgcaccaccaccaccactcggcggcggcggccgcggcggcggtggtcACGGCAACGGCCACGGCGCGGCTGCACGCGtccgccgcgccgccggccTCGGCGTCGGCCGCGGGGCTGTGCCCGCCGCACCTCCTCGCGGCGGCGTCCCCGGCCGTTTCATCCTCGGCCTCCGCGGCGTGCCCGCCCGCCCGCAGCCCCATCTTCGTCGGGCCCGGCGCGCCGTGGGCGCGGCAGCAGCCCCagcgcgccgcggcggcggcggcagcgctcGGCCCGGAGTTCCGACGCGCGCGCACCACCAAGACCATCTCCAAGCgcacccgcggcggcggcgggggcgcgcAGGACCGCGGGCGCGTGGCCTCGGCCGCCGCGGGCCGCTGCGTCGAGAAGCTGCTCCGCGTCGCGCCTGAAGATAGGCGAGGGCTTGGTTCGGCCCTCTCGTCCTTCCGGGGCGACCTACTTGGTCCTGAGGACTACTGCCAGGTCCTCCGGGAGCTCGGCGACAGGGATAAATCTGCACTCCGTGCGTTCGAGGTGTTCTATGCCGCGCTACCCTTAGTTGGGGGTGGTGCTGTTGACAAGGGAAAACTTCTGACTGCTGCCATCGGTGCACTTGGCAAGATGGGCAGGCCAGACCTCGCGAGGAGGGCTTTTGATAGTGGCATTGCAGATAGGTATGGCAATACGGTGTTTGCGCACTCTGCGCTCATCTCAGCTTATGCCAGGAGCGGGCTTGCAACTGAGGCAATGGGGGTGCTTGAGTCGATGAAAGGTGCAGGATTGCGGCCTACCACGGTATCATACAATGCGGTGATTGATGCATGTGGAAAAGGGGGTGTTGATCTTAGGTTCACACTCGGGTATTTCCGTCAGATGCTGCAGGATGGGCTCTGTCCGGATCGTAAGACGTTTAATTCACTTCTTGCTGCATGTAGCCGGGCTGGGCATTTGGAAGATGCTCGCACTGTCTTTGATGAAATGATCCATCTTGGTAGTGGGCGTGACATTTACACTTACAACACATTTGTCGATGCTATTTGCAAGTGTGGCAACATGGAGCTGGCTACGCAAGTTGTATTGGATATGGAAGCAAACAACATCAAGCCAAATGTTGTTACATATAGTACGCTTATGGATGGATTCTCCAAACTGGAGAAGTATGATGAGGCACTCAAGTTGCGTGAAAAGATGAAGTCTTTGGGAATTCAACTGGACCGAGTTTGCTACAACACCTTACTGGCCATATATGTGAAGACAGGGAAGTATGATGAAATAGCTACTGTGTGTGAAGATATGGAGAATTTGGGTATTGAGAAGGATACTGTTACTTACAATTCCTTGATTAATGGATACGGAAAGCAAGGACGCTTGGACATGGTCGCTTTCCTTGTTCAAGATATGCGGGCGCAAGGCGTAGCTCCTAGTGTGCTGACATATTCAACTTTGATAGATATTTATTCAAAGGCGGGAATGCATGGAGATGCATTTAATGTCTATTTGGATTTTAAGGAGTCTGGTCTAAAAGCAGACGTTGTTCTGTTCAGCTCTTTTATTGATACATTGGCCAAGAATGGTTTGGTTGAGTGTGCTTTGTCTTTGCTTGATGAGATGATCAAGATGGGTATCAAGCCAAATGTTGTAACCTACAACACAATTATTGATGCATTTGGCAAGTCGAAGATTCTTACTGAGGAGGATCCTGGTAACATGGGTATTGTTGGGGTTTATGGTGGCCAGATTGTAAGGGCCACTAATCCAGTGACAAGAGGAGGGCGCTCTGCAACTGATGTTCGGATGAGGAGGTCACAGGAATTATTTTTCATTCTGGAATTATTCCAGAAGATGGTCCAGCAGGGTGTACGGCCAAATGTTGTAACATTTTCTGCGATCCTGAATGCTTGCAG TCGCTGTAATAATTTTGAAGATGCAGCCCTTTTACTGGAACAGCTTCGCTTATTTGATAACTCTGTGTACGGGGTTGCATATGGGCTTTTGATGGGCCATCTGGAAGCTTGGTCTCAAGCACGGTCCCTCTTTAATCAGCTGGGCCGCATGGATTCTCCAACATCCTCTGCCTTTTATAATGCTCTTACAGATGTGCTATGGCATTTTGGCCAG AGGCAAGGAGCTCAGCAAGTTGTGCTTGAAGGGGTAAACCGTCGTGTTTGGGAGAACACATGGGGTGATTTCTGCTTGGACCTGCACCTTATGTCATGTGGTGCAGCCCAAGCAATGGTACATGCATGGCTCCTGAATGTGCGCTCTATTGTCTTTGAAGGTCGAGCTATGCCTGAATTTTTAAG cattctgacaggTTGGGGAAAGCATAGCAAGATAGCTGGTTCAAGCACTCTCCGTCGTGTCATTGAAGCATTACTCCTTTCAATTGGAGCGCCATTTCAGGTCGAGCGCTTCAACATCGGAAGGTTCGTGTCACCCAGTGCTTTGGTGGCTGCCTGGTTGAGAGAATCTGGCACCGTTAACATCCTCCTCCTCCGCAATGAGCGAGTGCAACATGCAAACCCGTCCAATCTGGTGCCGATGTTACAGGCGTTGCAGTTGTAG